The nucleotide sequence attttggattatgtttattttgctttgggaataatatttataattatgttttagatgaaaacttggtttatgaAACTGTTGGAGCTTGTCGGAACACCACCGAAGCTACAGCTACTCCATTCTCTAGTTTTTCTTTAAGTACAGTAAGTTGTTTTGCTCAAAAAATTCTTTTAGTCATTGTTCTGTTATATGTTGCTGAGGTTTTTGTAGCCTTATTGCCATAAGGTTGAGTTCTGGTTATTCCATGTCACGATTAAAGTGTTGTTGTTGCTGCAAAAGTAATATGGAGTTGTGGTTGCGGCTTGTAAAatcccaaattttcgaaaattaaataattaactattTATGAGTTATTATATTTGTTGTTTATTTAAAAAAGTTACTATCATCCCTTAATcaattttccttttctcttcGTTCATTACTAAGTTGAGtttgaagaaaataaaaagaaaggggccgagaaagaaaagagagaactgTAACCCTTTCATAAGTTTCGGCTTCGATTTCTTAAGTTTCGtaattctaattaaaaatttagtccaataaaagtgttcgtatcttcctcctctatatATTGGCGTTACTTTTGTCTGGTAAGAGTTGACGGTGACGTAACTCTTCTTCTCTTTGAGTTCggccaactggagttctaggaggcacagacgatttcgGACGTTTTTCCTTTCAGCAGCTCGGTCATAAAGTTTTTCCGGAATTTCGAGTATTTCGATTACGTAcgaaggtaggggatttatttttaaagataaacgtttttaatttataatgcctacaaaattaattgaataattacaaatatatctatatgtatatattaataatagtaatgTTATTGAGTATGGATTATTGCTGTGAATGTGACTGTTTTCTGATTATTAAGAATTTTGCTGATTTGAGAATTGTTGAGAAAAAGGCTGGTGAATTGTTGAGGAATAGGGAATCCGTAAGGGTGGTTTAGACCGAATTTTAGAGAAAATGCCgctgaaattttataaaatctgaggttttatttgaaaggttattttaaaagatttggttttggaaaattaaattatttaaaatatatttagttaagaaaaatttattctattttaaagtttgatttattaagaaaaatataatgttttaaacccaatattttaaggagagattttgttttaagtaaagaatatattaattaatgaagtgtctgccccaggagagcagatgtgatattgtttgggccttagtgctaaatgtaaagtggggacgcccacacactgagaactgttttccagatgtacgcttattgatttggaaagtcacactgtatgcggcctagccgtacgacttataagcacactgatgcatctggaaagccataccTGGGACTTGTgcctgggtaatgtcgggagcgggtaggcaaccgacacatgagctcatggtctgcgttagggatagacatgcatcatgttgtttgcacatttgcatttgattgcgcttgcttgtcttattactttgtgattgtattttttgtcttgttgtgacttgcttgtacattgaattgaatctcttgcttgcactacttgtttgtgagtgtattaaagtgattacgaGTTGACATTTGACTGAGGATTAACTATGTGGCTGAGAGATAGAAAATGtgactaattttatatttaagttttgatttgagtttagagtttttttttttttaaaaagaggtAATTTGTTAGCTAAAGTAGAACAAGAGTATTTTCAAAGGGtttgataaaaaatatatttttattgagcaaagttaattatttgcattttattccattacttttatggcattcccattccctactgagaacgtgtggtttgttctcaccccaaatcttctaccctttcagtgacacaggttcggaaattcagtaagaagctgcagacgattagtagatttacttgtgattcctgttgtttttatagagttccctcgtccttgttgctttagggttttttattttatccagagggataggtattgtatttgagttttacattGAATTTAATCGTATAACatctattattattagtaattatgtggttattattatttgaagatcttttgttatgtgattttaattactaaaatatttttctgaaattttcttaaaaacggaaacgcgatatcgacgtaaaggctcaatagtaaatttataataaaggaaatcaggtccataacgccttacttttggtacgatcatgtcgtgctaaaagttagggtgttacacggcTGTCGCTGTTGCGGGCCGGGAGAAAAAAGGTTTTTGATATGTTTTATGGCTTACGGGCTTCGACTATTTGAGGTAAGGATTtttcttaaacttattttatattagattgttaaaaattgatattaatgcgaaaaatatatatttggtgattatgtgagtcttaAGGATTGACTGGTTTATTTTGGATGAATATCACTGTTTACTTGATTGAATTATTGATTGCTTGAGTTGGCGTGCGGTTGTTGATAAAAATTGATCTAAAAAGTTGATTTGATTGTTTGTACTGAAAAGTGGTTTTATGTTGGAAATCGGatttatatatatgtttatattgaAAAAGGGGTTTTGTGTCGGTTAAACTGCTAAAACCCGACAGGTGAGCTCATGGCcattaggacaggcatgcatcatatacatctatgtgacattgtttgggtgtgcatattgtaattggtttttcTATGTAAATATTTCTGTTTTACTGCTAATTGTCATACTTGCTGTatttgctcttgattgtgtttgaacctccgTACTTGTGATTGTGATTGTGACTGGTTGATTGGATTGTGATGGTTGAGTATTGATTAATTTGCCTGAGGTCGGAGGCCGTGATTGATTATATGTTGGACTGGATGCCGTGGTTTGATTTTATTTTGGGCTGGAGGTCGTGATAATTTGAATTATTGGTAAGTCTGGTTAGAATGAGTTATTGGTATGTGGTGAAATCTTTTGGATTTTGGATATTATGTGTGATTGGgtctttttataaattaaaatatgaacTTGGATTTTCGAACATTTAACTGTTGATTTTCaaaaagattcataagatgaaTAATGATCAATGcggttgaaaataatttttttttatatcttcTTATGATAATTCTGAAACTCCTCTGATGAGACCGTGTGGTTACGTTCTCACCCCTCTATAAAATTCTCTTTTCAAGATATGCACAACTCCTCTGATGATATTATTGTATTAGCTTAGTTATTATTTTCCTTCGcgtttaatattatatttttataaagagGGATAGGAGTCGTGATTGTAATATTTGTAAGTTATTTTTATAAGGAActcatatgtgtgtgtgtgtgtgtgtgtgtgtgtgtctacgtttttaagaaaaagtattttcaatttttcaaagaaaacaacGATACGGTTTCGAgttaaaggctcctattttattattaagtatatagaAGACGTCATAATATCCTCGCTATCAAAGTGGCGCAGCCAGAAGCATGATATTCTAATAGTAAGGATGTTACATTATGCATccaccactacaagaaaaatgctgaaTATCATCGGATTTAGCGTTGAACATTAGCGTCGGTTTTACTGGTGGATTTACCGACGGTTTAGGTGTCGAATTCGTAAGGTCAAATCATTACTGACGAATTTTCATTTCTGACAGTAAATTCATCGGTAATGATTGGAGGGAAAACGGAAAAAATAGACGCGAAATTTAGCGTGGGATTTAACGGTGGATTTTTCTGCCGATAAACCCAATTAGTGGAATGCTGCATTTTGATGATCCGTAATGCGTTACTGTCGGATTTATCCGCCAGTAAATCCACTGGTAACGAGCCCTAAAATTTGAAGCGCAAAACATGTAACCCTTCATTTCGAATCCCCTCTCTCTacccctcttctccctctctctctctctctctctctaacattctctctctaaccctctccTACTTTCGCTGGCCGTCCAACATTCTCCTATCGCCGATGCCATTGCAGCTGTCGTCGCTGCTACCGTCAGCACTGCCATCACTATTGTCGCCGTTACTGCCGTCGCTGTTGTCCCCTTCTTTCTTCTCTACTCCTGCATTCCAGGTTCTTCTTCATTTTAATATTAATGTCAATCTTTGTTTTAGTTATCCTCAGTATTATTATAGGTTATAGTTGTTAATTAGTATTATGTTTGAGTTagatttaatttttagttttagagtatTTAGGTTGTTAAGATAGGACAGATTTAAAGTATTAGGTTTTAAGTTGTCGAAAAGTGTTTGGATTTGTGAAAACTGCAAATGTGGATATATGTCCAATTTTAGGGGAGGTTATgtcaaaaatttttttgaaataatataaatGTTGAATGATTTGTGTTGTATATGCTAATTAGTGTTAATTACACTATAAGAAAACACgttttttgctacgcttttaaagcgtggcgaaaagctgaaaaaagcgtagcaatagcttttcgccacgcttttcgAGCTATCGggacgcttttgaaagggtcacaactgCAAGAGTGCcgattgctctatcgccacgcttttcatGACCTATCaccacgcttttttttgccacgctttttacagattgccacgcttaaaagcgtggccatatgtgggagatatggctacgcttttaaagcgtggccatatgtgagatatggccacgcttttgaagcgtggcgatagcgCGAGATAcggccacactttaaaagcgtggcgatagccttatcaaattaaaaaaaaaatcttttttctaaCTTTACCTTCATCTgcacaatataaattttcaatcattttttattaccaaatctaTAAATATAATATGCAATTTTTATAACAAGACAAATCAAACAGTAATTAGTGACATATATAATTTTtgctataattgttttatacattaaaaaactaatactcaaatacaaaataaatctcgaattcaaattccaaaactaaaaattgaagaaaaatacagaaataatACAACTTAAACCCCAAGTCTTTTGCTATTCTTCCTTCCTCTAACCTTCTCAAACTTCCTTCCCTTAGATCGTACATAAGGCTTGATATAGCTGTAAAGAACACCAGAAGCAGACCCAAGTGTTTCACAGCTTCCCTGAAGTTCTTTGGGCCTCTAAGAAGGAcctacattcatacaacaatatATAAACCATTTCCTAAAATTAACTTTTAAACACGAGGAGATCAATTTACATTTCTAGTATTTCTATAAAATATGAATCCGTAGAGAAGAAATCCATCAAACCATCTTTTTGCCTATCAAATATATTCTTTTCATATCCACGCATACAATATATTTCTGGTAAAGGGACTTAAATGGAGACGAAGGTTTAACATTTAATAGGTGAAGCTATACTGTTATGAGTAAGAAATTGTCATCTCCTTGACATTCAGTTATTTGAGACAATAACTTGAGTGGTTCATGAGTTTTACAGTGGCCAAAGTTGTTCACATGGTCAAGGTTAAAAATGGCAAACCTGAAACACAGCTCCACCTTTTGCCTTTGCCTGTTTATCCAATGATCGCAACAAGGACAAGATAGCAATTTCTTCTTCATCTCGATCTAGTATATCTCCAACTTGAATCAACACCTagaacaagaaacaaaaataaacgtCCACAATGTTAAAGTGATAAATCTCAAACCAAAACCTTACAACTACTTTAGAACTTCATATTCTGATTCTATGCACATTGACAAAAGAGACTAGcgaataaattataattaaaactaaaagctATCAGTTTCTAAAAACAGGACACGTACCATTTCTCCACCAGTCCATAAGTCTTGACCATCAGAGATCAATACACCAGCCATTTGAAGTGCATATCTAGCCTGCTTAAGATCTCCATGTAGATCTCCAACTATTAAAGAAAAATTGGTTTCAGTGAGATGCATAACAGATAGAAAAACTTGCAACGAAGTTGAACATTATCTCTAAATCTAATTAACAAGAAGACACTCATAAGCAGGTTAATAGAATCAATCAATGGAAAACATCCCATCTACTGAAACTTTCACTTTGACATTGAGAATTTCATGCTAGAGTTCCACCATACAAGGCAATCAAATTAGAAGAACATAATACCAATTATCTTTTGTAGATTGCAGATAAATGAAGAACATAATACTAGGTTAATAAcattgataattttttttctctttggtGTAGATTGCAGATAAATGAAGAACAGCAAAGGTCCTTGTAGCAGCAGGAAAGAAAGTATTGGGACACAAAATGAGATGACTGAGTAATAATTATAATAGTTAGAAAATTGATCAAAGTAGTTGAATGTTTTTTCTAATTGGTATTAAAAGTTTCATTGATCAAGTGTTATGTTCAACAGAAGCATGCAAACTGAAATTGGTGCATAATATGTTGAATCAATTTGGATCATAATTTTTCAGGTGCAGAGACATTTGAAGCTTAAAATTGAAGCATAAGGAAAGTACTTTCAATCATAACACATTCAACAAAAATGATATTAAGCTCAATATGTCATATTCTATCAAGCTTAAAAGCTATTACTGTCATGTTCTATTAagcaaacaaaataaatcaattcaacTAA is from Arachis ipaensis cultivar K30076 chromosome B01, Araip1.1, whole genome shotgun sequence and encodes:
- the LOC107622497 gene encoding uncharacterized protein LOC107622497 isoform X1, with product MNNNMLMLMLMLMQQLLAEEQFLCQLKSFYYCRRTVMVAKSSCCRLPLLHSSHLRFHLSTLLVATVGDLHGDLKQARYALQMAGVLISDGQDLWTGGEMVLIQVGDILDRDEEEIAILSLLRSLDKQAKAKGGAVFQVLLRGPKNFREAVKHLGLLLVFFTAISSLMYDLREGSLRRLEEGRIAKDLGFKLYYFCIFLQFLVLEFEFEIYFVFEY
- the LOC107622497 gene encoding uncharacterized protein LOC107622497 isoform X2, translated to MNNNMLMLMLMLMQQLLAEEQFLCQLKSFYYCRRTVGDLHGDLKQARYALQMAGVLISDGQDLWTGGEMVLIQVGDILDRDEEEIAILSLLRSLDKQAKAKGGAVFQVLLRGPKNFREAVKHLGLLLVFFTAISSLMYDLREGSLRRLEEGRIAKDLGFKLYYFCIFLQFLVLEFEFEIYFVFEY
- the LOC107622497 gene encoding uncharacterized protein LOC107622497 isoform X3, encoding MVAKSSCCRLPLLHSSHLRFHLSTLLVATVGDLHGDLKQARYALQMAGVLISDGQDLWTGGEMVLIQVGDILDRDEEEIAILSLLRSLDKQAKAKGGAVFQVLLRGPKNFREAVKHLGLLLVFFTAISSLMYDLREGSLRRLEEGRIAKDLGFKLYYFCIFLQFLVLEFEFEIYFVFEY